Below is a window of Corallococcus silvisoli DNA.
GGACTGGACGGGCGCGCCGTCCCCCCTTGCGGTGGCGGTCATCCGCCGCCGCGTCCCCGCGGCCGGGCGTCCGGGCCCCCCGCGCGGCTGGCCCGCGACGTGAATCATCGGTCGCCAAGAAGGCGTGTCGTGCACATTCTCTTGCGCCGGGAGGTGGTGGGCATGGGTATGGGAAAGGCGCTGCGGTGGTGCGGCTTCGGTGCCCTGAGCCTGCTCGTGGGGTGCGGCGGCCTCATCGAGGACGGGGATACGAGGGAGTCAGCCCCGGGCCACACGGACGCGGAGGTCGGCGTGCCCGTGGGGCCCGTGGAGGCCGCCCCCACACTGACGCTGCATGACGGACACACGGTGCAGGCCACGCCGCCAGTGGCGCCGGGCGAGGTCCAGTTCCAACCGGGCTTCCACCAGGCCCTGCGCGAGTCCGGCTTCGTGGGGGCCGTCACCACGTACCGCCTGAGGATTCCGGTGGGTCGCGCGGGCAACCGCGTCCGCGTCACCTTCCGTTCGGGCAACGGCGAGCTGACCCTGCAACGGGCCACGGTGGCGAAGGCGGGCGCCGACGGCGCGCTGGCCTCCACGCCCGTGGCCCTCACCTTCAGCGGCAAGCCGGGCTTCACCACCGGCGCGCGTTCGCTGGTGACGTCGGATCCCGTGGCGTTCCCGGTGGCGTTCCGGGACGAGCTGGCCCTCTCCTTCGAGGTGAAGGGCGCCATGGGCCAGAGCCTCATCAACGCGTTCCCCGGCAGCTACGCGCACACGGGCGCGTACGCAGCGACGCAGACCGCGCTGGGCGGGCAACCCTGGCAACAGGCCGTGGCGGTGGCCACGGTGGACGTGGAGGGCACGCCGGGCCGGGCGTTCGTGGCCATCGGGGACAGCATCACCGAGGGCTACACGGACACCTGGAACGACACGCGCAACGCCTGGCCGGCCCTGGCGGAGGCGCAGCTCGGGGTCCCCGTGGTGAACTCGGGCGTGTCCGGGCAGGGCTTCTGGGACGCGAACATCCAGCTGCCGCAGGAGGTGCTTGCGATGCAGGGCTTCACCGACTGCATCGTGCTGCTGGGCACCAATGACCTGGGCGCGCCGGACGTGACGGTGGAGAAGCTGGAGCAGCGGATGACGCAGCTGCTGGATCAGCTCCAGCCCCGGTGCCGGCTGTGGGTGAGCACGCTCTTGCCCAAGGAGAAGACGAACGAGGGCAGCTACGAGGTCGTGAAGGCGCAGCGCCATGAGTTCAACGCGTGGATCCGCGCCCAGAAACGCGCGGAGGTCATCGACCTGGAGGCGGTGACGCGCCAGCCCAACAACGTGGACCTCTTCATCGACGGGCTGGAGGTGGACGGCATCCACGCGTCCAAGGAAGGCCACCGCGTCATGGCCGCGGAGGTGGTGCGCGTGCTCAAGGCGAGGGGCGGCCTGTAGCGCCCACCCGCAAGGAAAATGCACGGCGGGTGTGAATAGAGGCGGGGCCTCCGCGTCCGTGCGGCACCACCGCACCACTTCCTCCATCCGGAGCCGACATGCGCACCCTGTCCGCCAGCCTCGTCCTCGCTTGCCTCGCCCTGCCCTCGCTCGTCCACGCCTCCGCGCTGCGCTGCGACAACAAGCTTGTCTCCGAGGGGGCGTCCCAGGCGGATGCGCTGGCCAAGTGCGGCGAACCGGTGACGCGGCAGAGCCGCACGGAGTACGTCACCAACAAGGTCAAGTCGAAGACCCCCATGGAGGAAGCCTCCACGGAGGTCACCTCCTCGACCACCTTCGAGGAGTGGACCTACAACTTCGGCCCCCACCGGCTGATGCAGGTGGCCATCTTCCGCGATGGCCGCCTCGTGGACGTGCGCAGCGGCTCGTACGGCTACTGAGCGTTGGCCTCGGCCTCGGGCGGCGTGAGCGGCCCCAGGTGCCGCTCCAGGAACCGCCGCATGAAGGCAGGACGCTGGATCGCCGTCTCGCGCACCCACGCGAGGTTCAACCGCCAGGCCTCCATGGAGGCCGGCTGGCTCCAGCGCGCCACGTGGCCAGGCATCTCCGGCTCCAGGTCCGCGGCGGCCGCATCCAGATAGGCCGTCACCCGCTCCGCGGTGAAGGTGTGGTCCAGGTGCCAGAGGAAGCGCTCGATGAAGCGGGCCTTGAACTCCGGTGACCGGAGCAGCCGCCGCAGGAGGACGACGGACCATGCCTCCAACGTCGGGTCCTCCAGCACGCGGCCCAGGCTGTCGAAGTCCGGGCCCGAGTGCAGGGCGAAGTCCAGGTCATACACGAGCCAGCGCCAGCGGCCGTCCTGCCCGTAGGGCGCCCCCGGCGCGTACGCCTTCGTGCGCAGCCGCCAGAACTTCACGTTGTTCTCCGGCCAGTCCTCGTTGCCCAGGTACAGCTGCGCGACCTGGTAGTCGATGAAGTCATCCACGTCCATCCGCGTCCCCACCCAGGCGTAGTTCGCCGGGATGGCCGGGTCGTTCGCCTGGACGTAGTCGATGAGGTCCAGGTAGTGCTGCTCGTCGCCCGCCTCGCCGACGTTCACCTCCCCGAACCGCTCCAGGATGACGACCTTCTTGCGGTCCACGCCGTAGTGCGACGCGAGGTAGTACTCGTCATAGCGCTCGCGCAGCTCGTGCAGGCCCCAGTACTCGCCGTCGAAGAACACCAGCGTGGGCCGGCACGGCTGGAGCGCCAGCCGCGTTTCGGCGAGCAGCCGCTGCAACGCGCAGTCGCGAAGCTTCGTGTCGCCCTGGTCCTGCCCGGACGTGCGCACCAGCAACCGCGTGAAGTCCGTCACCGTGGAGCCGGGGAACACCGCGCCGGAGAACGTCTTCGGCCCGTACTCCTCCTTCGCGTACAGGCGCAGGCTCTTCTGCGGCAGCACGGCGCTGCCGGAGCCGTGGATGCGCACCCCGGCGTCCTGCGCGAAGACGCGCGCGCCCGTGGCTTCGAACCACTCCACGTAGACGGGCCGCTCCCACTCCTTGCCGTCCTGCATGTAGTTGCCCGCCCCCGGGTCACCGGGGCTCGCCTCGGAGATGCGGCCGGGGACGTAGATGCCCCGCTCCGCGTCGAAGAAGTTCGCCGCGTCGGTGACCAGCGACAGCACCGGGAGCGTGTACGGCGTCCGTCCAATCAGGAACGTGCGCGTGGACACGGGCCCCACCGGCACCGTCCCCACGTATTGCTGGTAGCGCACCACCGTGGCCTGCGGCACCACCTCCAGCGGCGCGGCCCACCGGGAACCCTCGGGGGCGCTCACCGGCGTCGTGGGGACATAGGCCCAGGTCACCGGCGTCGTGGGACGGGGCAGCAGCACCAGGGGCCCCGTGTAGAGCGGGGACTCGGGCGTGGGCAGGGAGCCGTCCAGCGTGAAGTTCGTCCGCACGCCCCGCGTCGTGGGCAGCGTCAGCAGCGCCTCCTGCTGATAGAGGCCGGGCCGCGCGTCGAACGCGAGGTGCTGGAAGTCGACGCGGGCCCGCGACTCGACGCCCTGACGGTCCTTCGCCACCACCTCCACCGCCAGCGCCCGTCGGCCCGGCCACCAGGGCAGGCTCCACCGGCCGGCCTCCACGTCGGCATAGCCCAGGAAGCGCCCGTCCTCGTACACCTCCACCCGGGGCACCCCCGCATCGCTCCACACCGTGCCGGACAGCCGGTGCGTGTCCACCGCGTGCCCTTCGATGGTGACGTACGGCCGCGCGGGCGGGGGAAGCTCCGCCTCCGAGACGCGCCGCTCCGGTTCGGGTCCACAGGCGGACCCGCTAAGGACGAGGAGACCTACGAGCAGGGACGGGAGGTATCGGAAGCCCATGATTGGCTCCGTCCTCTATCAAAGAATCATTTGACCTCCCATCGCCCTGTGACACGACGCGGTGGAAGGGCGCCAACGCCTAGGGGGCGGGCGCGACGGGCTCCAGCAGGCCATGCTTCTGGAGGAGCGCGGCCAGCGCGGGGGGGGCGAGCATCCAGTCCTCGCGGGTGGGCACCCATCGCACCGGGGCGTGAGCGGCGGCGAGCCGGGCGTTCACCTCCGCGATCATCGGGGCGAAGGTGGGCTGGGGCACATCCCAGCTCCCCACGCCGGCCTGGACCTCCACAGCGCCGGGCTCCACGCGCACGGCGGGCTGGCCCTGCACGGGCTGCACGGCGAAGCCCGGGAGGTAGGGCTGCATGGCGGCGGAGAGCCGCTCCAGCAGGGAGGGGTCCTCGAAGGGGTGGGCGCCCTCCCAGTCGAAGAAGGTGGGCAGCTGCGCCTGGAGCTCGTCGCGCAGCGGATCCTCGCGGCTGTCGCGCCAGGAGTGCTCGGCCAGGAAGCGGGCTTCATGGGGGATGCGGATCTCCCAGCGCTCCAGGAGCGCGAGCAGCTCCGCCACGCGCTCCACCTCCTCCCACGGGGGCTCCACGCGCTGAAGCCAGGACACCTCCGACACCGTCTGGCCCCGGCGCAGGCCCGTCACGCGGTCCCCCTTGCGCAGCTGGAAGGGGGGCGCGTGGGTGAACTCCGGATCCGGGTAGAGGGCGGTGTGGAGCACCCCGTCGCCCGGCGCGGGCGCGTCCGGGCGCAGCCGCGCGAAGCCGTGCTTCGGGTTGATCTCCTCGACGGTGAACGTCTCCTGGGCCATGGTCCGCGCGCTCCTGTGTCGCCCTTGTCTAACCGGTGTTCCGCATCCCCGCAGCAATGCCGTTGAGCGCCAGGAGCAGCGGGCGGTCGCACTCCGCGTCCCCGTCGCGCTTGCGCTTGAGCAGCTCCACCTGGAGGAAGGACATCGGGTCCACGTAGGGGTTGCGCAGCGCGATGCTCCGCTGCAACTGCGGATTGTTGTCCAGGAGCTTCGCCTCGCCGGTCAGCGACTTCACCGCGCGGCGCGTGCGCGCGTGCTCCTGCTGGATGCGCAGCCACAGGGGCCGCGTGGACGCGGGGGCCAGCTTCGCGTACCGCGCCGCGATGGCCATGTCCGTCTTCGCCAGCACCATGGTCACGTTGTCGATGACCGTGTGGAAGAAGGGCCACTCCTTGTACATGCGCTGCAAGAGCGCCGCGCCCTCGGGGGTGGCCGCGTAGGACTCCAGCGCGCTGCCCACGCCGTACCAGGCCGGGAGGATGGCGCGCGTCTGCGTCCAGGCGAAGCTCCAGGGGATCGCGCGCAGCGTCTCCAGCCCGCCCGCCTTGCGCTTGCTGGGGCGTGAGCCGATGGGCAGCGCGGCGATCTCCTCCACCGGCGTGCCCGTCATGAAGAACTCCACGAAGCGCGGGTCGTCCCACACGAGCGACCGGTACGCCTGACGGCCCGACTCCGCGAGCACGTCGAACGCGGCGCGGAAGGCCGACTCGTCCTCGGGGGACGGGCGCGGCTGCGCGTCGAGCGTGTGCAGGAGCACGCCGCCCAGCACGAGCTCCAGCGTGCGCTGCGTGAGCTCCGGGCGCGCGTACTTGTGGTCCATCGCCTCGCCCTGCTCCGTGGCCTTGTAGGCCCCGGCCACCGTGCCCGGCGGCAGCGCGAGGATGGCCGTCTGCGCGGGGCCGCCGCCGCGCGCCACCGTCTCCCCCCGGCCGTGGAACAGGCGCAGGGGCACCTCGGCCTCGTCCGCCACCTGGGTGAGCGCCACCTGGGCGCGGTACAGCGCGGCGCTCGCGGCGAGCAGGCCCACCTCCTTGCCGGAGTCGCTGTAGCCCACCATCACCTCCTGCACGCCCCGGCCCTTCAGGTGCTGGCGGTACTCCGGGTGCGCGAACAGCTGGCGCAGCACGTCGGGCCCGCCATCCAGCGCGCCCAGCTGCTCGAAGAGCGGCGCCACGTCCACGGTGGCGCACTGGCGCTCCGCGTCCCAGAGCCCCGCGTGCTTCAGGCACTGGAAGGCCGCCAGGACGTCCTCCGCCGTGGAGGCCATGGAGAGGATGAGGGTGCGGCAGACGGACTCGCCGCCCTCGTCCTGGCCCTCGCGAAGCCGCTTCAGCACGTCCAGCAGCCGCTGGCCCCCCTCGGAGGGAGGCGGTCCCCCGGCGATGGAGGCCGCCGCGCTCACCGCGTCCTCCGCGGGGACGCGCACCTCCAGCTCGCCCAGGCCCAGGCCCAGCGCGCGGACGCGCTCGGACATGCGGCGCACCTCGCGCAGCCCGGCGTGCTCGGCGCGGGCCGCGAAGAGCGACCGCTCCAGCACCGCCAGGTCGTCGCCCAGGGCCTCCGGAGAGCGGTAGGCGCCCGGCGCGAGCGTGGACGCCCTCCCCTCACGCCGGGCCAGCACGTGCTTGAGGGCCAGCGACAGCCGCTCCTCCATGAAGCGCAGCTTGCGCCGCCACGGCTCGCCCAGCGTGCGCGGCCCCTGCTGCTTCGCCACCTCCGGCAGCGCCTTCGCGTCCTCCTCCAGCGACCGCTCCAGCTCCTGGGTGGGGCGCGCGTGCCGCTCCGACTGCGACAGCATCCCCCCCAGCCGCTCCACGTCGCGCAGCAGCAGCCGCAGGCCCCGGGCCCGGTGCGCGCGCAGCGTGTCCGCGAACACGTCGGGCGTCACCAGCGGGTTGCCGTCCATGTCGCCGCCCACCCACGAGTGCACGCGGACGGGCGTGTCCAGCGCGCCCAGGGGCTCGCCGTAGGCGCGCTCGAAGGCCCAGTCCAGCGCCTCCGGCAGCCGGGACACCGGCTCCGCCAGCATCTCCTCCACGTACCAGTGGACGTTCTTCACCTCGTCACCCACGGTGGGGCGCTCGCGGCGCAGCTCGTCCGTCTGCCAGAGCGCGGTGATCTCCTCGCGCATGGACGACAGGTTCGCGGCCGCCTCGCGCGGGGTGAGCGCGCACCGGTCGCGCTCTTCCAAGAGCTGCGCCAGCCGATAGAGCTTCTCCAGCAGCGTGCGCCGGACCGCCTGCGTCGGGTGCGCGGTGAACGTCAGCGTCACCTTCAGCGTCCCCAGCGTCTCGCGCACCTTGTCCGCGCCCACCCCCGCGGCCCTCAGCGCGAGGAGCGTCGCCTCCAGCGACCCCTTCTGGGGCCGGGTGGCGGTGGGGCTCGCGTGGGCCCGCGCGCGGCGGATGCGGTGGTGCTGCTCCGCCAGGTTCACCAGCTGGAAGTAGACGGAGAAGGCGCGCAGCACCGGCTCCACCTGCTCCGAGGGCAGCCGCCGCAACACCGCCGCCAGCTCCGCCGCCGCGGCGCGCCGCCCCGCCACCGGCCCCCGCCGGCGCTGGATGGCCAGCTGGCGGACCTCCTCCTCTTTCTCGAACAGGGCCTGCCCCTCCTGTTCGACCAGCACCTCACCCAGAAGCCGGCCCAGGAGCCGGACATCCCGCCGCAGCGGGGGATCCACGGGACGTGTACGCGCCATAGCGGAGCGGAACCGTAGTCCCTCGCCCTGCCCTCGCCCCTACCCATTCTTCGACTTCCGCCGTCCACCAACGGATCACCCGCTCCGTCCTTGCAGGAAAAATTTAATGTCCCCGTCTTCCAAAACTCCCATGTCTTCCACTAGAAACAGGGGCATCCCGGACCCGCCGGGATGCCCGTCTTCAACATCTTGAAGGAGTCGCCATGCGGAAACCCCCATCCTGGCTTGCGTGGAGCCTGCTCGCGCTCGCGGCGCCGTCGGCCTACGCGGAGCGTGCGTGGTACGAGAAGCCGCAGCCTGACGTCGCGCCGAAGACGAAGTCCTTGCGCGCCGCGGCGGAGGACATCTCCGACGACCTGCCCCACACGCTGGGCGAGCAGCAGAAGGAGCTCAAGGCCCAGGCGCTGAAGGAGCGCATCGAGGGCAACGTTCAGCCCGGCAAGGTGCACAAGCTGGCGAACGGCAAGTTCGTGGAGCTGGAGCTGGAGCGCACGGACCGCATCTTCGTGATCCTGGTGGAGTTCGGGACGCAGATCCACCCGGTGTTCGGCAACCCCACCACCAACCCGGGCGGCAACGTGCCCGGCCCGCTGCACAACGCGATCCCCGCGCCGAACCGCGCGGTGGACAACACCTCCATCTGGCAGCCGGACTACGACCGCGCGCACTTCGAGAAGCTGTACTTCGACGCGACGCCGGGCGCGGACTCGGTGGCCAACTTCTACCGGACCGCGTCGTCCGGGCGCTACACCGTGAACGGCGTGGTGTCCGAGTGGGTGAAGGTGCCGTACAACGAAGCCCGCTACGGCAACAACCTGTGCGGCAGCTCCAGCTGCTCCAACTCCATCTGGCCGCTCGTCAGCGACGCCATCAAGGTGTGGACGCAGGATCAGATCGCCGCTGGCAAGACGCCCGCGGAGATCAAGGCGTACCTGGACACGTTCGACACGTGGGACCGGTATGACTACGACGGCGACGGCGACTTCAACGAGCCGGACGGCTACATCGACCACTTCCAGATC
It encodes the following:
- a CDS encoding SGNH/GDSL hydrolase family protein, which gives rise to MGMGKALRWCGFGALSLLVGCGGLIEDGDTRESAPGHTDAEVGVPVGPVEAAPTLTLHDGHTVQATPPVAPGEVQFQPGFHQALRESGFVGAVTTYRLRIPVGRAGNRVRVTFRSGNGELTLQRATVAKAGADGALASTPVALTFSGKPGFTTGARSLVTSDPVAFPVAFRDELALSFEVKGAMGQSLINAFPGSYAHTGAYAATQTALGGQPWQQAVAVATVDVEGTPGRAFVAIGDSITEGYTDTWNDTRNAWPALAEAQLGVPVVNSGVSGQGFWDANIQLPQEVLAMQGFTDCIVLLGTNDLGAPDVTVEKLEQRMTQLLDQLQPRCRLWVSTLLPKEKTNEGSYEVVKAQRHEFNAWIRAQKRAEVIDLEAVTRQPNNVDLFIDGLEVDGIHASKEGHRVMAAEVVRVLKARGGL
- a CDS encoding DUF2845 domain-containing protein produces the protein MRTLSASLVLACLALPSLVHASALRCDNKLVSEGASQADALAKCGEPVTRQSRTEYVTNKVKSKTPMEEASTEVTSSTTFEEWTYNFGPHRLMQVAIFRDGRLVDVRSGSYGY
- a CDS encoding CotH kinase family protein, with product MGFRYLPSLLVGLLVLSGSACGPEPERRVSEAELPPPARPYVTIEGHAVDTHRLSGTVWSDAGVPRVEVYEDGRFLGYADVEAGRWSLPWWPGRRALAVEVVAKDRQGVESRARVDFQHLAFDARPGLYQQEALLTLPTTRGVRTNFTLDGSLPTPESPLYTGPLVLLPRPTTPVTWAYVPTTPVSAPEGSRWAAPLEVVPQATVVRYQQYVGTVPVGPVSTRTFLIGRTPYTLPVLSLVTDAANFFDAERGIYVPGRISEASPGDPGAGNYMQDGKEWERPVYVEWFEATGARVFAQDAGVRIHGSGSAVLPQKSLRLYAKEEYGPKTFSGAVFPGSTVTDFTRLLVRTSGQDQGDTKLRDCALQRLLAETRLALQPCRPTLVFFDGEYWGLHELRERYDEYYLASHYGVDRKKVVILERFGEVNVGEAGDEQHYLDLIDYVQANDPAIPANYAWVGTRMDVDDFIDYQVAQLYLGNEDWPENNVKFWRLRTKAYAPGAPYGQDGRWRWLVYDLDFALHSGPDFDSLGRVLEDPTLEAWSVVLLRRLLRSPEFKARFIERFLWHLDHTFTAERVTAYLDAAAADLEPEMPGHVARWSQPASMEAWRLNLAWVRETAIQRPAFMRRFLERHLGPLTPPEAEANAQ
- a CDS encoding phosphoenolpyruvate carboxylase; translated protein: MARTRPVDPPLRRDVRLLGRLLGEVLVEQEGQALFEKEEEVRQLAIQRRRGPVAGRRAAAAELAAVLRRLPSEQVEPVLRAFSVYFQLVNLAEQHHRIRRARAHASPTATRPQKGSLEATLLALRAAGVGADKVRETLGTLKVTLTFTAHPTQAVRRTLLEKLYRLAQLLEERDRCALTPREAAANLSSMREEITALWQTDELRRERPTVGDEVKNVHWYVEEMLAEPVSRLPEALDWAFERAYGEPLGALDTPVRVHSWVGGDMDGNPLVTPDVFADTLRAHRARGLRLLLRDVERLGGMLSQSERHARPTQELERSLEEDAKALPEVAKQQGPRTLGEPWRRKLRFMEERLSLALKHVLARREGRASTLAPGAYRSPEALGDDLAVLERSLFAARAEHAGLREVRRMSERVRALGLGLGELEVRVPAEDAVSAAASIAGGPPPSEGGQRLLDVLKRLREGQDEGGESVCRTLILSMASTAEDVLAAFQCLKHAGLWDAERQCATVDVAPLFEQLGALDGGPDVLRQLFAHPEYRQHLKGRGVQEVMVGYSDSGKEVGLLAASAALYRAQVALTQVADEAEVPLRLFHGRGETVARGGGPAQTAILALPPGTVAGAYKATEQGEAMDHKYARPELTQRTLELVLGGVLLHTLDAQPRPSPEDESAFRAAFDVLAESGRQAYRSLVWDDPRFVEFFMTGTPVEEIAALPIGSRPSKRKAGGLETLRAIPWSFAWTQTRAILPAWYGVGSALESYAATPEGAALLQRMYKEWPFFHTVIDNVTMVLAKTDMAIAARYAKLAPASTRPLWLRIQQEHARTRRAVKSLTGEAKLLDNNPQLQRSIALRNPYVDPMSFLQVELLKRKRDGDAECDRPLLLALNGIAAGMRNTG